A region of Alteromonadaceae bacterium 2753L.S.0a.02 DNA encodes the following proteins:
- a CDS encoding PAS domain S-box-containing protein: MTTHAAIPSSIHDTLLSALADLIPGSYIAVFDNAAKLCFVSESAASTSHVALNKNIGKYLPEIISLYGKQAQEVLNTAFNTVFSGAPCQVDVIDNTLIERFSLTPITDVNSQVENVLCVVQNLTNQKRSVDAQRENETHLKMASQLAKIGYWELDVETFIFTFNDEFIEILGVTVEELGGYQVPAQKYADDFLFEEDRPLLQSETQLAVDTDDPNFSRYIEHRFKNGKGEVGYLGVRYVVEKDANGKTIKTIGANQDITERKNAEQELQNLLKKTTDQNRRLKDFSFMTSHNIRSSVANLVGLSQLLKEEPGNSEYIEMLATTVSKLDNTVKNINTLLNYENVLESESKAQCNVQQALDRFIQLNATIIKKKAVHINSQIPEDYCVYCVPAYLDSVLHNLVSNAVKYGVNELSKVIDVGVVDSPGTGIYVKDYGDGLDLDTYGHKIFKPGSRFHTNIEGQGMGLYMTKNQIESCGGSIAIESNPGGGTTFTVCFGSN, from the coding sequence ATGACGACACATGCGGCAATTCCCTCGTCAATCCACGACACATTGCTCTCGGCTTTGGCTGATCTTATTCCTGGTTCTTACATTGCAGTTTTCGACAATGCCGCCAAGCTGTGCTTTGTGTCGGAATCTGCTGCATCCACTTCTCATGTTGCACTCAATAAAAATATCGGTAAATACCTGCCGGAAATAATTTCTTTATATGGAAAACAGGCTCAAGAAGTTTTGAATACGGCTTTCAATACTGTGTTCTCGGGGGCACCCTGCCAAGTTGATGTGATAGATAACACGTTAATTGAGAGGTTTTCTCTCACACCGATAACTGACGTTAACAGCCAGGTGGAAAATGTGCTGTGCGTTGTTCAGAATCTTACAAATCAAAAACGTTCAGTGGATGCGCAGAGGGAGAATGAAACCCACCTTAAAATGGCTTCTCAACTCGCTAAAATTGGTTATTGGGAGCTCGATGTCGAAACATTTATTTTTACATTTAACGATGAATTTATAGAAATTCTCGGCGTAACTGTCGAAGAATTAGGTGGCTACCAGGTTCCCGCTCAAAAGTATGCAGACGATTTTCTGTTTGAGGAAGATCGGCCGCTGCTGCAAAGTGAAACTCAGTTAGCCGTCGATACAGATGACCCTAATTTTAGTCGCTACATCGAACACCGTTTCAAAAATGGAAAAGGCGAAGTGGGTTACCTCGGAGTTCGATATGTTGTGGAGAAAGACGCAAACGGTAAAACTATCAAAACAATAGGTGCCAATCAGGACATTACCGAGCGCAAAAATGCGGAGCAGGAGTTGCAAAACTTACTTAAGAAAACCACGGACCAGAACCGCAGACTAAAAGACTTTTCATTTATGACCTCGCATAATATTCGCTCCTCTGTCGCCAATTTAGTGGGCTTAAGTCAGCTCTTGAAGGAGGAGCCTGGAAATAGCGAGTATATCGAAATGCTTGCTACCACGGTTTCCAAACTCGACAATACCGTAAAGAATATCAATACACTGCTTAATTACGAAAATGTATTGGAATCTGAATCTAAGGCTCAATGTAATGTGCAGCAGGCTCTGGATCGTTTCATACAACTTAACGCAACAATAATTAAGAAAAAAGCCGTTCATATTAACTCGCAAATACCTGAAGATTATTGTGTATATTGCGTACCTGCCTATTTGGACAGTGTATTGCACAATCTGGTGAGCAATGCGGTTAAATATGGTGTTAATGAGTTATCTAAGGTGATCGACGTCGGGGTGGTTGATTCGCCAGGTACTGGAATTTATGTAAAAGATTACGGTGATGGGCTCGACCTCGACACCTATGGTCACAAAATATTCAAACCTGGAAGTCGGTTTCACACAAACATAGAAGGGCAGGGGATGGGTTTGTATATGACTAAAAATCAAATTGAATCTTGTGGTGGAAGCATAGCGATAGAAAGTAATCCGGGCGGTGGTACAACTTTTACAGTCTGTTTCGGAAGCAACTAA
- a CDS encoding cellulose or protein binding domain-containing protein → MDKLKYLLARHGLHCCFFIVATIVTNHSLALTPPQCPQMCDWFSTLFPLCNEQDNSWGYENNQSCVGRLACAVPWNTGGVVEQCDNQNDVALCASMVGRNYFSDALFSVGLTPDSLYYNHRRVAFEEDILWATWFDIIFEDGYRCENNQVLATQQNGDTVLEFSNQFEQLSYAPDSNYSPVNYTLSTAQSENCGTLANARYQVDPSQLAAVSVPAGTSYFVEFGSENQAQMQLPEGSYPYVHPDCDTGVLHLHRDTGDSSPITGTIENEGAAIVLQLDANTTWRFLRDDTQMCTTEYDPVCSVELQNIVCVTEPCPIGVYKTYSNQCVSDAAGALFIGQGECGEREGEPYYENTCTAEYDPVCTAMVNPEPCLTSPCPIQEYKTFTNRCISRLAGARLIRLGECGDDEGQRIFDLSEDGGVCGAIYQPVCGKDESGIVCVTEPCPTHEYVTFGNACEASILVADIAWPHQTCGDLAGITSSSAPPVEMVETAPINAAQVTSAEIRDDELFVSLRYTGCETSHFDLLVERSFAENNEVLWAFQPVITIDKSCFAYQDVDLRFDLLPLQVLYEQSHGDGPATIVLPGLADYEINQGTVEPPSLEVSLPEIGTVGSSITLQVTAQFYGEDAPGYPTVSVQNPNGNTIQTRYDHNYTQGPPWQYNMIETFNLELPGTYTVGVYWEAADLQEISTVTAESETMGECAQQGVDLATVNEYPNFPNLDWRGQPYNANYGDLMSYQSSVYRALWWTTSIPGSDMSWEFVCAI, encoded by the coding sequence ATGGACAAACTCAAGTATTTGTTAGCACGGCATGGCTTACATTGCTGTTTTTTTATCGTGGCCACCATTGTCACAAACCACAGCCTGGCATTAACGCCGCCCCAATGCCCTCAAATGTGCGACTGGTTCTCAACACTATTTCCGCTGTGTAACGAACAGGACAACTCGTGGGGCTACGAAAACAATCAAAGCTGCGTCGGTAGGCTGGCCTGTGCAGTACCTTGGAATACCGGCGGAGTAGTCGAGCAATGTGACAACCAAAATGATGTCGCCTTATGCGCGTCGATGGTTGGCCGGAATTACTTTTCAGATGCCCTGTTCTCTGTGGGCCTAACGCCAGACAGCCTCTATTACAATCACAGACGCGTTGCCTTTGAAGAAGACATACTGTGGGCGACCTGGTTCGATATCATTTTTGAAGATGGCTATCGTTGTGAAAATAATCAAGTACTTGCAACCCAACAAAATGGCGATACTGTATTGGAATTTTCCAACCAATTCGAACAGTTAAGCTACGCGCCCGACAGCAACTATTCGCCCGTGAACTACACCCTCAGCACAGCACAAAGCGAAAATTGCGGAACACTGGCTAATGCACGCTACCAAGTCGACCCAAGCCAATTGGCGGCAGTCTCGGTGCCAGCAGGTACCAGTTATTTCGTCGAATTTGGCTCGGAAAACCAAGCACAAATGCAGCTACCCGAAGGCAGCTACCCCTATGTGCACCCCGACTGTGATACTGGCGTACTGCATCTACACCGCGACACCGGCGATAGCAGTCCCATAACCGGTACCATCGAAAACGAGGGTGCCGCCATCGTGCTGCAGTTGGATGCAAACACCACCTGGCGCTTCCTGCGCGACGACACGCAAATGTGCACCACAGAGTACGACCCAGTGTGCTCAGTCGAGCTGCAAAACATCGTCTGTGTTACTGAACCCTGCCCTATTGGTGTGTACAAAACCTACTCCAATCAGTGCGTCTCGGATGCCGCAGGCGCGCTATTCATTGGGCAGGGCGAATGCGGCGAGCGTGAAGGCGAACCCTATTATGAAAACACCTGCACAGCCGAATACGACCCGGTTTGCACCGCGATGGTTAACCCAGAACCCTGTCTTACCTCGCCTTGCCCTATTCAGGAATACAAAACGTTCACCAATCGCTGCATATCCCGACTGGCAGGCGCGCGCCTAATCCGCCTTGGCGAATGCGGCGACGATGAAGGTCAGCGAATCTTCGATTTAAGTGAAGACGGCGGCGTATGCGGTGCAATCTATCAACCCGTGTGCGGCAAAGATGAAAGCGGTATCGTATGTGTCACAGAACCCTGCCCCACCCATGAGTATGTGACTTTTGGCAATGCCTGCGAAGCCTCAATTTTGGTCGCTGACATCGCATGGCCACATCAGACATGCGGCGATCTTGCAGGTATCACAAGCTCTTCTGCTCCGCCTGTAGAAATGGTGGAAACTGCGCCCATCAATGCCGCACAGGTCACGAGTGCGGAAATCCGCGATGATGAGCTGTTTGTATCCCTGCGCTACACCGGTTGCGAAACCAGTCACTTCGATCTTTTGGTGGAACGCAGTTTTGCCGAAAACAACGAAGTACTCTGGGCCTTCCAACCGGTGATCACCATCGATAAAAGCTGTTTCGCCTATCAAGATGTGGATTTAAGGTTCGACCTACTGCCACTGCAAGTGCTCTACGAACAAAGCCACGGCGACGGCCCCGCTACCATTGTGCTTCCCGGCCTGGCCGATTACGAAATAAACCAGGGTACAGTGGAGCCTCCCAGCCTGGAAGTGAGTCTGCCAGAGATTGGCACTGTGGGTAGCTCCATCACCCTGCAAGTCACCGCACAATTCTATGGCGAAGACGCGCCGGGCTACCCGACGGTTTCTGTTCAAAACCCGAATGGCAACACGATTCAAACCCGTTACGATCACAACTACACACAGGGCCCACCCTGGCAATACAACATGATCGAAACCTTCAACCTGGAACTCCCCGGCACCTACACCGTTGGGGTTTACTGGGAAGCAGCGGATCTTCAGGAAATATCGACCGTTACTGCCGAGAGCGAAACCATGGGCGAATGTGCACAACAAGGGGTGGATCTGGCGACGGTGAATGAATACCCCAACTTCCCTAATCTGGATTGGCGCGGGCAACCCTACAATGCCAATTACGGGGATCTTATGAGCTATCAAAGCTCGGTGTACCGGGCTCTCTGGTGGACCACATCGATACCCGGTTCAGATATGTCCTGGGAGTTTGTGTGTGCGATATAA
- a CDS encoding helix-turn-helix protein, producing the protein MDEYQSLMTQRELCNRWQVSESTLERWRSEGIGPIYVKLGGQVRYRREDVLEYEASCLRKSTFEAV; encoded by the coding sequence ATGGATGAATATCAATCACTTATGACGCAAAGAGAGCTATGTAATCGCTGGCAGGTAAGCGAGTCGACACTGGAGCGATGGAGATCAGAGGGCATCGGTCCAATTTACGTGAAACTGGGCGGCCAGGTCAGGTACAGGCGAGAAGATGTGCTGGAGTATGAGGCCAGTTGCCTGAGAAAGAGTACGTTTGAAGCCGTTTGA
- a CDS encoding mRNA interferase HigB → MRIIALSTLKAFWEEHPEYMDAKEPTLAWYRHALAADWNAPADVKQDFRNASILKDGRVVFNIAGNKYRLVVWINYAYRVVYIRFIGTHDQYDKIDVQTI, encoded by the coding sequence ATGAGAATTATTGCCCTATCGACACTGAAAGCGTTCTGGGAAGAGCACCCAGAGTACATGGATGCTAAAGAGCCAACGCTTGCTTGGTATCGACATGCCTTAGCGGCTGATTGGAACGCACCTGCCGATGTTAAGCAGGACTTCAGAAATGCCAGCATCCTCAAAGATGGGCGAGTGGTTTTCAATATTGCCGGTAACAAGTACCGACTTGTCGTGTGGATTAACTATGCCTATCGCGTGGTCTATATCCGGTTCATCGGTACCCATGATCAGTACGACAAAATTGATGTACAAACTATTTAA
- a CDS encoding HTH-type transcriptional regulator/antitoxin HigA, whose amino-acid sequence MDIKPIKTDADYRAALKEIESLMIAGPDTPEGEKLDVMVTLIGAYEAKHFPMDLPDPVEAIKFEMERKGLTVKDLEPMIGKSNRVYEILNHKRSLTLKMIWKLHEGLGIPAESLIKPPQAHD is encoded by the coding sequence ATGGACATCAAACCGATTAAAACTGATGCCGACTACCGAGCGGCATTAAAAGAAATTGAAAGTCTGATGATTGCTGGCCCTGACACACCCGAAGGTGAGAAGCTGGATGTCATGGTCACTCTTATCGGAGCTTATGAGGCCAAGCATTTCCCTATGGATCTGCCTGATCCTGTTGAAGCCATCAAGTTCGAGATGGAACGTAAAGGTTTAACAGTGAAAGACCTCGAGCCCATGATTGGTAAAAGCAACCGAGTCTATGAAATTCTCAATCACAAACGCTCGCTCACGCTAAAAATGATCTGGAAGCTGCACGAGGGCTTGGGTATTCCGGCTGAGTCTCTGATCAAGCCACCGCAAGCACATGATTAA
- a CDS encoding transcriptional regulator, producing the protein MCGVMVYPDKNLLIGSKSKVHLQPQVMQVLCYLADNQQKVVSNDEMIDALWGQAVVSYASVQRCISALRKNFIEAGANKNIIVNYPKKGYQLDAEASYLSVGKKWIPSVMLGGLARRVGLAITNS; encoded by the coding sequence ATGTGTGGTGTGATGGTTTATCCTGACAAAAACCTTCTGATTGGGTCAAAATCTAAAGTTCACCTTCAGCCCCAGGTAATGCAGGTTCTGTGTTATTTGGCGGATAATCAACAAAAAGTCGTGAGTAATGACGAAATGATTGACGCGCTATGGGGACAAGCTGTGGTTTCCTATGCTTCCGTGCAACGATGTATTTCTGCTCTGAGAAAAAACTTCATTGAAGCTGGCGCAAATAAAAACATCATTGTGAATTACCCCAAAAAAGGCTACCAACTGGATGCTGAGGCCAGTTATTTAAGCGTCGGGAAAAAGTGGATACCTTCAGTTATGTTGGGTGGATTGGCCCGTCGCGTCGGGCTTGCCATTACAAACAGTTGA